In Salirhabdus salicampi, the sequence GGATCCTTTAAATTTAATCAGTCCGTTATTTAATGCTGTAATCGACTCTAAGTCAAGGTGGTTTGTCGGTTCATCTAACAATAATACGTTTGCATTGCTAAGCATCATTTTTGATAGCATACAACGAACCTTTTCTCCACCTGATAAAACACTCGCCTTCTTCAATGCGTCTTCACCAGAGAATAACATACGGCCGAGGAATCCTCTTAAAAAGCTTTCAGTTTGATCTTCTGGTGAATATTGGCGCAACCAATCTACTAACGTAAGGTCACTGTTTTCAAAGTATTTAGAGTTGTCTTTCGGGAAATAGGATTGTGATGTCGTAACACCCCATTTAAATGAACCAGCATCAGGTTCCATTTCTCCCATTAAGATTTTGAATAATGTTGTTTTTGCAATTTCGTTATTACCGACTAACGCGATTTTATCATCTTTATTCATCGTAAATGTGATGTTGTCGAGCACTTTTTCCCCGTCAATTGTTTTCGAAATTCCTTCTACGAATAATACATCATTTCCAATTTCTCTGCCTGGTGTAAAGGCGACATATGGAAACTTTCTTGAAGAAGGTTTAATGTCATCAAGAGTAATTTTTTCTAACAACTTCTTACGGGATGTGGCCTGCTTCGATTTAGATGCGTTTGCGCTAAAACGAGCAATGAATTCTTTTAGTTCCTTTACTTTTTGCTCTTTCTTTTCATTTTGCTCTTTTGCCATTTTGCGGGCAAGTTGACTAGATTCATACCAGAAATCATAGTTTCCAACGTAAAGTTCAATTTTTCCATAATCTAAATCAGCAATGTGTGTACACACTTTATTTAAGAAGTGGCGGTCGTGAGATACGACAATAACCGTATTTTCAAAGTTAATTAAAAAGTCTTCTAACCATTGAATTGCCTTAATGTCTAAATGGTTTGTTGGCTCGTCAAGGAGTAGTACATCCGGGTTACCAAATAATGCTTGAGCTAACAGCACCTTCACTTTTTGGGCACCGGTTAATTCAGCCATTTTTGTATGGTGCAAGTCTTCGGTTATGCCTAATCCTTTTAATAAAACAGCAGCATCAGATTCTGCTTCCCATCCGTTAAGTTCGGCAAATTCCCCTTCTAATTCTGCTGCTCGCATGCCATCTTCTTCAGTGAAATCAGCCTTCATATAAATAGCGTTCTTTTCTTGCATCACTTCATAAAGACGTTGGTGACCCATTACGACAAGCTCTAAAACTTCATACTCTTCATATTCGAAGTGGTTCTGTTTAAGAACGGCGATTCGTTCATCTGGACCAGTTGAAACGTTCCCTGATTGGGATTCAATTTCACCAGATAATACCTTAAGAAA encodes:
- a CDS encoding ABC-F family ATP-binding cassette domain-containing protein is translated as MLVVNDVSLQFGDRKLFENVNIKFTPGNCYGLIGANGAGKSTFLKVLSGEIESQSGNVSTGPDERIAVLKQNHFEYEEYEVLELVVMGHQRLYEVMQEKNAIYMKADFTEEDGMRAAELEGEFAELNGWEAESDAAVLLKGLGITEDLHHTKMAELTGAQKVKVLLAQALFGNPDVLLLDEPTNHLDIKAIQWLEDFLINFENTVIVVSHDRHFLNKVCTHIADLDYGKIELYVGNYDFWYESSQLARKMAKEQNEKKEQKVKELKEFIARFSANASKSKQATSRKKLLEKITLDDIKPSSRKFPYVAFTPGREIGNDVLFVEGISKTIDGEKVLDNITFTMNKDDKIALVGNNEIAKTTLFKILMGEMEPDAGSFKWGVTTSQSYFPKDNSKYFENSDLTLVDWLRQYSPEDQTESFLRGFLGRMLFSGEDALKKASVLSGGEKVRCMLSKMMLSNANVLLLDEPTNHLDLESITALNNGLIKFKGSMIFASHDHQFVQSIANRIIEITPNGIVDKEMSYDEYLEDTKLQKQIASMYQ